The following coding sequences lie in one Victivallis lenta genomic window:
- a CDS encoding cellulase family glycosylhydrolase, giving the protein MKHLSRTLTAAALAAAPALFAAGPAVITVDASKVVAPVNELGFGNNIEAADGRGIFSEPADAKTFNVNGVKYGQGFWDPDKNAPNPVTTGLAKTLRMGMMRYPGGCLAHNYNWTHAVGPLSERSDWKFGIDQFMELCRKMNWEPLFTLTDYALPAEELPQHLANLVEYLNAPATPEHPWAMKRAEWGHKEPYGVKYFELGNETDHGSHKTNPRRSYTPEQYIKYATDSIKAIRKVDPTVKLGLVTVPGNGTDWNCDWNRKVIAGAGALTDFLVIHFYGPGIGGQDADTALRRVLAYPDQLTLRMKQYRDLTKELAGKELPLAITEYNIGGSGNDPFPVRFTYLAGLMNADLMRLWQQPENKVEFANYWHILNGWWGAYRSNDADGKITERKATLPFFEVWGKYRGTEIVASSVAGNPRVTAAAGPGLMPSIGDVYSAGTKIGEQTSFKFNFTGFNRSDIVPRSTGRNSLEFTLNNAKGNCYTIFSRINRPKNLPNGESLAITLSFEMRFVPDKKGEVPQATMGLGLCDPRGWDKTMSAAAFTHASLSDQWTKVSKSFTTLSDADGSDMLLRFEEAKAPVSGKLEFRDIKAELGGGEKFPAYPAIATFATKSADGKSLYLLVFNKDPDNAVNAEIELKNFKTASGESIQLYQEKVEATDYFSGLAGTVTVKDGKFSATYPKHSLTAYEFKLQ; this is encoded by the coding sequence ATGAAACACCTGTCCCGTACCCTGACTGCGGCCGCTCTGGCCGCGGCGCCGGCGCTGTTTGCGGCCGGTCCGGCCGTCATCACCGTCGATGCCTCAAAGGTGGTGGCTCCGGTCAACGAGCTCGGCTTCGGCAACAATATCGAGGCGGCGGACGGCCGCGGCATCTTCAGCGAGCCGGCTGATGCCAAAACTTTCAATGTGAACGGCGTCAAATACGGGCAGGGCTTCTGGGACCCGGACAAAAACGCGCCGAATCCGGTCACGACCGGCCTGGCGAAGACGCTCAGAATGGGCATGATGCGTTATCCGGGCGGCTGTCTTGCGCACAACTACAACTGGACGCACGCCGTCGGGCCGCTCTCCGAACGCTCCGACTGGAAATTCGGCATCGACCAGTTCATGGAGCTCTGCAGAAAGATGAACTGGGAACCGCTCTTCACGCTGACCGACTACGCGCTCCCGGCCGAGGAGCTGCCGCAGCACCTCGCGAACCTCGTCGAATACCTGAACGCTCCGGCTACGCCCGAACATCCGTGGGCGATGAAGCGTGCCGAGTGGGGTCATAAGGAGCCGTACGGCGTCAAGTACTTCGAGCTCGGCAACGAGACCGATCACGGCAGCCATAAGACCAATCCGCGCCGCTCCTACACGCCGGAACAGTACATCAAGTATGCGACCGATTCCATCAAGGCGATCCGCAAGGTCGATCCGACCGTGAAGCTCGGGCTCGTCACCGTGCCCGGCAACGGCACCGACTGGAACTGCGACTGGAACCGCAAGGTCATCGCCGGCGCCGGCGCGCTGACCGACTTTCTCGTGATCCACTTTTACGGCCCGGGCATCGGCGGGCAGGATGCGGATACCGCGCTGCGCCGCGTGCTCGCCTATCCGGATCAGCTCACGCTGCGCATGAAACAGTACCGTGATCTCACGAAAGAACTCGCCGGAAAGGAGCTGCCGCTTGCGATCACCGAATACAACATCGGCGGCTCCGGCAACGATCCGTTCCCGGTCCGCTTCACCTATCTGGCCGGGCTTATGAACGCGGACCTCATGCGCCTCTGGCAGCAGCCGGAGAACAAGGTTGAGTTTGCGAACTACTGGCACATCCTGAACGGCTGGTGGGGAGCCTACCGCTCCAACGATGCGGACGGCAAGATCACCGAGCGGAAGGCGACGCTGCCGTTCTTCGAGGTCTGGGGCAAATACCGCGGCACTGAAATCGTCGCCTCGAGCGTAGCCGGAAATCCGCGCGTGACCGCGGCCGCCGGTCCCGGACTCATGCCGTCGATCGGGGACGTCTACTCCGCCGGCACGAAAATCGGCGAGCAGACCAGCTTCAAGTTCAACTTCACCGGCTTCAACCGCAGCGATATCGTTCCGCGCAGCACGGGCCGCAACAGCCTCGAATTCACGCTGAACAACGCGAAGGGCAACTGCTACACTATTTTCAGCAGGATCAACCGGCCGAAAAACCTGCCGAACGGGGAATCGCTTGCGATCACGCTGTCGTTCGAAATGCGTTTCGTGCCGGATAAGAAGGGCGAAGTTCCGCAAGCCACGATGGGCCTCGGCCTCTGCGACCCGCGCGGCTGGGACAAAACCATGTCCGCCGCCGCCTTCACCCACGCTTCGCTCTCCGATCAGTGGACAAAGGTAAGCAAGAGCTTCACGACGCTCTCCGACGCGGACGGCTCCGATATGCTGCTCCGCTTCGAGGAGGCGAAAGCCCCGGTCTCCGGCAAGCTTGAATTCCGCGACATCAAGGCGGAGCTCGGCGGCGGCGAGAAGTTCCCGGCTTATCCGGCCATCGCGACCTTCGCGACGAAGTCGGCCGACGGCAAGAGCCTCTATCTGCTCGTTTTCAACAAGGACCCCGACAACGCGGTCAATGCCGAAATCGAGCTGAAGAACTTCAAGACCGCTTCCGGCGAGTCGATCCAGCTCTATCAGGAGAAGGTCGAGGCGACCGATTACTTCAGCGGCCTGGCCGGAACGGTCACCGTGAAGGACGGCAAATTCAGCGCGACTTATCCGAAACACTCGCTGACCGCTTACGAGTTCAAGCTCCAGTAA